One stretch of Burkholderia pyrrocinia DNA includes these proteins:
- the fdxH gene encoding formate dehydrogenase subunit beta gives MALQSLDIKRVSATTTPPPTVREPVTGSVAKLIDVSKCIGCKACQTACMEWNDLRDEVGTNVGVYDNPADLTEHSWTVMRFSEYENPAGDLEWLIRKDGCMHCEDPGCLKACPSPGAIVQYNNGIVDFHEENCIGCGYCVTGCPFNVPRISKKDHRAYKCTLCSDRVAVGQEPACVKTCPTGAIVFGTKEDMKQHAAERIEDLKERGFEHAGLYDPQGVGGTHVMYVLHHADKPSLYHGLPDNPSISPMVKLWKGIAKPLAVAGIALTALAGFFHYVRVGPNEVSDDEESAARDEARRIKEDAK, from the coding sequence ATGGCATTGCAATCGCTGGATATCAAGCGCGTCTCGGCCACCACGACGCCACCGCCCACGGTGCGCGAACCGGTGACCGGGAGCGTCGCGAAGCTGATCGACGTATCGAAGTGCATCGGCTGCAAGGCATGCCAGACGGCGTGCATGGAGTGGAACGACCTGCGCGACGAGGTCGGCACCAACGTCGGCGTGTACGACAACCCGGCCGACCTGACCGAGCACTCGTGGACGGTGATGCGGTTCTCCGAATACGAGAACCCGGCAGGCGACCTCGAATGGCTGATCCGCAAGGACGGCTGCATGCACTGCGAGGATCCGGGCTGCCTGAAGGCGTGTCCGTCGCCGGGTGCGATCGTGCAGTACAACAACGGGATCGTCGATTTCCACGAGGAGAACTGCATCGGTTGCGGCTATTGCGTGACCGGCTGCCCGTTCAACGTTCCGCGGATCTCGAAGAAGGATCATCGCGCGTACAAGTGCACGCTCTGTTCCGACCGCGTCGCGGTCGGCCAGGAACCGGCCTGCGTGAAGACCTGCCCGACGGGCGCGATCGTGTTCGGTACCAAGGAGGACATGAAGCAGCACGCGGCCGAGCGGATCGAGGACCTGAAGGAGCGCGGCTTCGAGCATGCGGGGCTGTACGACCCGCAGGGCGTCGGCGGCACGCACGTGATGTACGTGCTGCACCATGCCGACAAACCGTCGCTGTACCACGGGCTGCCCGACAATCCGTCGATCAGCCCGATGGTGAAGCTGTGGAAGGGCATCGCGAAGCCGCTCGCGGTCGCCGGCATCGCGCTGACGGCGCTTGCCGGGTTCTTCCACTATGTCCGGGTCGGTCCGAACGAGGTGAGCGACGACGAGGAATCGGCCGCGCGCGACGAGGCGCGACGCATCAAGGAGGACGCGAAATGA
- a CDS encoding formate dehydrogenase subunit gamma gives MKHDDPNLIVRYSANERTNHWITAITFVLLALSGLALFHPSMFWLTALFGGGQWTRILHPFVGLVMFVSFAILVVRFWHHNALDADDRQWLKQIGDVLTNQEDKLPPVGRYNAGQKLLFFTLVACLLLLLLSGIVIWRRYFSFYFPIGVIRAAAVVHAVAAFVLIASIIVHIYAALWVKGSIGAMVRGTVTLGWARKHHPKWFRESVK, from the coding sequence ATGAAGCACGACGACCCCAACCTGATCGTCCGCTACTCGGCGAACGAGCGTACGAATCACTGGATCACCGCGATCACGTTCGTGCTGCTCGCGCTGTCCGGGCTCGCGCTGTTTCATCCGTCGATGTTCTGGCTGACCGCGCTGTTCGGCGGCGGCCAGTGGACGCGGATCCTGCATCCGTTCGTCGGCCTCGTGATGTTCGTGTCGTTCGCGATCCTGGTCGTGCGCTTCTGGCACCACAACGCGCTCGACGCGGACGACCGGCAGTGGCTGAAGCAGATCGGCGACGTGCTGACCAACCAGGAAGACAAGCTGCCGCCCGTCGGCCGCTATAACGCCGGGCAGAAGCTGCTATTCTTTACCTTGGTGGCGTGCCTGCTGTTGCTCCTGCTGTCGGGGATCGTGATCTGGCGGCGCTACTTCTCGTTCTACTTCCCGATCGGGGTGATCCGCGCGGCCGCTGTCGTGCATGCCGTGGCGGCCTTCGTGCTGATCGCGAGCATCATCGTGCACATTTACGCGGCGTTGTGGGTGAAGGGCTCGATCGGCGCGATGGTGCGTGGCACCGTTACGCTGGGCTGGGCTCGCAAGCATCACCCGAAGTGGTTCCGTGAAAGCGTGAAATAA
- the fdhE gene encoding formate dehydrogenase accessory protein FdhE, protein MTQRILEPTEISALDHSAIPRFRLPERATAFAARAARLRKLADLNPISGYLRLMATVADAQHATLQTLELPLPSKEAIARAQQHSMPLVPALDGERDPRWRAVLYELLDRVEGAGLVNPSLAKLLDRLRLMAPAELDAQADAILALRFAEVDPATAPFLMAALQVVWTDLASRVTPADVPYLDQPGLCPVCGSHPVASVVRVGGQFQGYRFLQCGLCTTEWHMVRTKCSHCDSTKGIAYHGIEGGSEAVKAESCDECKTYRKIGYQEKDYEFEPLADDLASLTLDLLMNEAGYQRSSPNPLLWPDVSREAD, encoded by the coding sequence GTGACACAACGCATTCTCGAACCGACCGAGATCTCGGCACTCGATCATTCGGCCATTCCGCGCTTTCGCCTGCCGGAGCGCGCCACCGCGTTTGCGGCGCGCGCCGCGCGGCTGCGCAAGCTTGCCGACCTGAACCCGATCAGCGGCTACCTGCGGCTGATGGCCACCGTCGCCGATGCGCAGCACGCGACATTGCAGACGCTGGAGCTGCCGCTGCCGTCGAAGGAAGCGATCGCGCGTGCGCAGCAGCATTCGATGCCGCTCGTGCCGGCGCTCGACGGCGAGCGCGATCCGCGCTGGCGCGCCGTGCTGTACGAACTGCTCGATCGCGTCGAAGGCGCCGGGCTCGTCAATCCGTCGCTCGCGAAGCTGCTCGACCGGCTGCGCCTGATGGCGCCCGCCGAACTCGACGCGCAGGCCGACGCGATCCTCGCGCTGCGTTTCGCCGAGGTCGACCCGGCCACCGCGCCGTTCCTGATGGCCGCGCTGCAGGTCGTGTGGACCGATCTCGCCAGCCGCGTGACGCCGGCCGACGTTCCATATCTCGACCAGCCGGGGCTGTGCCCGGTGTGCGGCTCGCACCCGGTCGCGAGCGTCGTGCGGGTCGGCGGCCAGTTCCAGGGCTACCGTTTCCTGCAATGCGGGCTGTGCACGACCGAGTGGCACATGGTGCGCACCAAGTGCTCGCACTGCGATTCGACGAAGGGCATCGCATACCACGGGATCGAGGGCGGCAGCGAAGCCGTCAAGGCCGAATCGTGCGACGAGTGCAAGACCTATCGCAAGATCGGCTACCAGGAGAAGGACTACGAATTCGAGCCGCTGGCGGACGATCTCGCGAGTCTCACGCTCGACCTGCTGATGAACGAGGCCGGATACCAGCGCAGTTCGCCGAACCCGCTGCTGTGGCCGGACGTGTCGCGGGAAGCGGATTGA
- the selA gene encoding L-seryl-tRNA(Sec) selenium transferase, with translation MTEPGVNELNAVLARVPSVERVLSSAPLQPLLADHGRTRVLNAVRAELERWRTAAQHDPAAAEPLDEPRIAAAVARTLAAQSAGAVRAVFNLTGTVLHTNLGRALLPDEAVRAVIDVLTRPVNLEFDLATGRRGDRDDLIDDLLCELTGAEAATVVNNNAAAVLLTLSALATKREVVVSRGELVEIGGAFRIPDIMSRAGARLREVGTTNRTHLRDYADAIGPRTALLMKVHCSNYAISGFTKEATLAELAPLAREHGLPVAVDLGSGTLADLSLWGLPHETTVQETVADGANVVTFSGDKLLGGPQAGLIVGDRALVAKIKKHPLKRALRVGKLTLAALEPVLRLYQAPEFLRDRLTTLRLLTRPQREIAEAAERVRPALQAALGNGFDVTVEPMFSQIGSGALPVDQLPSAGLVVRTPDGKRSGRALAQLEKRLREWPRPVIGRIADNALRLDLRCLEAADEAAFVAQCVPPAEPAA, from the coding sequence GTGACCGAACCGGGTGTGAATGAACTGAATGCGGTGCTGGCGCGCGTGCCGTCGGTCGAGCGCGTGCTGTCGTCGGCACCGCTGCAACCGCTGCTTGCCGACCATGGCCGCACGCGCGTGCTGAATGCCGTGCGCGCCGAACTCGAACGCTGGCGTACCGCCGCGCAGCACGATCCGGCGGCGGCCGAGCCGCTCGACGAGCCGCGCATCGCCGCGGCCGTCGCGCGCACGCTGGCCGCACAGAGCGCCGGCGCCGTGCGCGCGGTGTTCAACCTGACCGGCACCGTGCTGCATACGAACCTCGGGCGCGCGCTGCTGCCCGACGAAGCGGTGCGCGCGGTGATCGACGTGCTGACGCGGCCCGTCAACCTCGAATTCGATCTCGCCACGGGCCGTCGCGGCGATCGCGACGACCTGATCGACGATCTGTTGTGCGAACTGACGGGCGCGGAAGCGGCGACCGTCGTCAACAACAATGCGGCGGCCGTGCTGCTGACGCTGTCGGCGCTCGCGACGAAGCGCGAAGTCGTCGTATCGCGCGGCGAGCTGGTCGAGATCGGCGGCGCCTTCCGGATTCCCGACATCATGAGTCGCGCCGGCGCCAGGTTGCGCGAGGTCGGCACGACCAACCGCACCCATCTGCGCGACTACGCGGACGCGATCGGCCCGCGCACCGCGCTGCTGATGAAGGTGCACTGCAGCAACTATGCGATCAGCGGCTTCACGAAGGAGGCGACGCTCGCCGAACTCGCGCCGCTCGCGCGCGAGCACGGGCTGCCGGTCGCCGTCGATCTCGGCAGCGGCACGCTCGCCGACCTGTCGTTATGGGGGCTGCCGCACGAGACGACCGTGCAGGAAACCGTCGCCGACGGCGCAAACGTTGTCACCTTCAGCGGCGACAAGCTGCTCGGCGGGCCGCAGGCCGGCCTGATCGTCGGCGATCGTGCACTGGTCGCGAAGATCAAGAAGCATCCGCTCAAGCGCGCGCTGCGCGTCGGCAAGCTGACGCTCGCGGCGCTCGAGCCCGTGCTGCGGCTCTACCAGGCGCCCGAATTCCTGCGCGACCGGCTCACGACTTTGCGCCTGCTGACGCGTCCGCAGCGCGAGATCGCCGAGGCCGCGGAGCGCGTGCGCCCGGCGCTGCAGGCCGCGCTCGGCAACGGTTTCGACGTGACGGTCGAACCGATGTTCAGCCAGATCGGCAGCGGCGCGCTGCCGGTCGACCAGCTGCCGAGCGCCGGGCTCGTCGTGCGCACGCCGGACGGCAAGCGCAGCGGCCGCGCGCTTGCGCAGCTCGAGAAGCGGCTGCGCGAATGGCCGCGCCCGGTGATCGGCCGCATCGCCGACAACGCGCTGCGGCTCGACCTGCGCTGCCTCGAAGCCGCCGACGAAGCGGCATTCGTCGCGCAATGCGTGCCGCCCGCGGAGCCCGCTGCATGA
- the selB gene encoding selenocysteine-specific translation elongation factor: protein MIVGTAGHIDHGKTTLARALTGVDTDRLKEEKARGISIELGYAYTPLENGDVLGLIDVPGHEKLIHTMAAGACGIDFALLVIAADDGVMPQTREHLAILQLLGVTHGAVALTKCDRVDAARVAQVRDEIAAWLHDSTLAGAPIFETRATAVDDPGVAALKRHLADAAIAWRARRDDGLFRLAVDRVFTLAGQGTVVTGTAFAGRVATGDTLTIVRTGGAARVRSIHAQNRPVQAGRAGERCALNLAGVDKADVERGDTVADARLAATSPRVDVELTLLADAGLTLTHWAPLHVHLGTLHRVAHVALLDGDTLAAGQRMRVQLVFDEPVFALPGDRFIVRNPQATRTVGGGRVLDPFGPARKRRTPARRAWLDALAEWLDEGRLDALLAQAPLGIPRAMLTHLTGFAPDALALPDDAHAIGQRDAASNDGAVISHAHWRALQTRAIETLRAYHERMPDEQGLDAARLRRMAAPLAGDALWRALVDALVGGGEVARSGPWLHLPSHSVSLDSREEALARQLLPLIHAGRFDPPWVRDLARDTGAAEDAVRTLLRKLARRGDVHQVVRDLFYHADVVRELTELVAHLAPSSGGGLDAATFRDATGLGRKRAIQILEFFDRVGYTRFRRDLHFLRPDSGWVGIQA, encoded by the coding sequence ATGATCGTCGGTACCGCGGGACACATCGATCACGGCAAGACGACGCTCGCGCGGGCGCTGACGGGCGTCGATACCGACCGGCTGAAGGAAGAGAAGGCACGTGGCATCTCGATCGAGCTCGGCTACGCGTATACGCCGCTCGAGAACGGCGACGTGCTCGGCCTGATCGACGTGCCGGGCCACGAGAAGCTGATCCATACGATGGCGGCCGGCGCGTGCGGGATCGACTTCGCGCTGCTCGTGATCGCCGCCGACGACGGCGTGATGCCGCAGACGCGCGAGCATCTCGCGATCCTGCAGCTGCTCGGCGTCACGCACGGCGCGGTCGCGCTGACGAAGTGCGATCGTGTCGACGCCGCGCGCGTCGCCCAGGTGCGCGACGAGATCGCCGCATGGCTGCACGACTCGACGCTGGCCGGCGCGCCGATCTTCGAAACCCGTGCGACGGCCGTGGACGATCCGGGCGTCGCCGCGTTGAAGCGTCACCTGGCCGACGCGGCGATCGCGTGGCGTGCGCGCCGCGACGACGGCCTGTTCCGGCTCGCGGTCGATCGCGTGTTTACGCTCGCGGGGCAGGGGACCGTCGTGACGGGCACCGCGTTCGCGGGCCGCGTCGCGACGGGCGACACGCTCACGATCGTGCGCACGGGCGGCGCGGCGCGCGTGCGCAGCATCCATGCGCAGAACCGGCCGGTCCAGGCCGGCCGCGCGGGCGAGCGTTGCGCACTGAACCTGGCCGGCGTCGACAAGGCCGACGTCGAGCGCGGCGATACCGTCGCCGATGCGCGGCTCGCCGCGACGTCGCCGCGCGTGGACGTCGAGCTGACGCTGCTCGCGGACGCGGGGCTGACGCTGACGCACTGGGCGCCGCTGCACGTGCATCTCGGCACGCTGCATCGCGTCGCGCATGTCGCGCTGCTCGACGGCGATACGCTCGCGGCCGGCCAGCGGATGCGCGTGCAACTGGTATTCGACGAACCGGTGTTCGCGCTGCCGGGCGACCGGTTCATCGTCCGCAATCCGCAGGCGACCCGCACCGTCGGCGGCGGTCGTGTGCTCGATCCGTTCGGGCCGGCGCGCAAGCGCCGCACGCCCGCGCGCCGCGCGTGGCTCGATGCGCTTGCCGAGTGGCTCGACGAAGGGCGCCTCGATGCGCTGCTCGCGCAGGCGCCGCTCGGCATCCCGCGCGCGATGCTCACGCACCTCACCGGTTTCGCGCCGGATGCGCTCGCATTGCCGGACGACGCGCACGCGATCGGGCAACGCGATGCCGCGTCGAACGACGGCGCGGTGATTTCGCATGCGCACTGGCGCGCGCTGCAGACGCGGGCGATCGAGACGCTGCGCGCGTATCACGAGCGCATGCCCGACGAACAGGGGCTCGACGCCGCGCGCCTGCGGCGGATGGCTGCGCCGCTTGCCGGCGATGCGTTGTGGCGCGCGCTCGTCGATGCGCTGGTGGGCGGCGGCGAAGTCGCGCGAAGCGGGCCGTGGCTGCATCTGCCGTCGCATTCGGTGAGCCTCGATTCGCGCGAGGAAGCGCTGGCGCGGCAACTGCTGCCGCTGATTCATGCGGGCCGCTTCGATCCGCCGTGGGTGCGCGACCTGGCCCGCGACACGGGCGCGGCCGAGGACGCGGTGCGCACGCTGCTGCGCAAGCTCGCGCGGCGCGGCGACGTGCACCAGGTCGTGCGCGACCTGTTCTATCACGCGGATGTCGTACGCGAGCTGACGGAACTGGTCGCGCACCTCGCGCCTTCGAGCGGCGGCGGGCTCGATGCCGCGACGTTTCGCGACGCGACGGGGCTGGGCCGCAAACGTGCGATCCAGATTCTCGAGTTCTTCGATCGGGTTGGGTATACTCGCTTCCGCCGCGATCTTCACTTCCTGCGGCCTGACAGCGGTTGGGTGGGTATTCAGGCGTAG
- a CDS encoding LysR family transcriptional regulator: MSDTLTDSRIVYFYEAVRCGTIRAAADWLDVAPSAVSRQIGLLEKELDATLVERHARGVTPTEAGRCVIEYFREQLAHRDDLISRLQELRGLKTGQVSLVLGEGFVSDLLAGPMQQFCRQFPGIRVNLDVGSTNDVIRKISNDEGEIGLVYNPPAEPKLVSRASKRQPMMAIVGPDFPRRSHKVLTVQQLATYPLAATHPSYGTRQMMEAVEYAERVRLAPIVTTNSFAILKEFVKSGLGISVMPAFAVAAELQAKELFAIEIAHPILENAEAHMVTRVGRKLSVAANKMLQMMTGQMRAFR, encoded by the coding sequence ATGAGCGATACCCTTACCGACAGCCGGATCGTCTATTTCTACGAGGCCGTGCGCTGCGGCACGATCCGCGCCGCGGCTGACTGGCTCGACGTGGCGCCCTCGGCCGTGAGCCGCCAGATCGGGCTGCTGGAGAAGGAGCTCGACGCCACCCTGGTGGAGCGCCACGCACGCGGCGTGACGCCCACCGAGGCGGGACGCTGCGTGATCGAGTATTTCCGCGAGCAGCTCGCGCACCGCGACGACCTGATCTCGCGCCTGCAGGAGTTGCGCGGGCTCAAGACCGGCCAGGTCAGCCTGGTGCTCGGCGAGGGCTTCGTCTCCGACCTACTGGCCGGGCCAATGCAGCAGTTCTGCCGGCAGTTCCCAGGGATCCGCGTCAACCTCGACGTGGGCAGCACCAACGACGTGATCCGCAAGATCTCGAACGACGAGGGCGAGATCGGCCTGGTCTACAACCCGCCCGCCGAGCCCAAGCTGGTGTCGCGCGCCTCGAAGCGGCAGCCGATGATGGCGATCGTCGGCCCCGACTTCCCGCGCCGCAGCCACAAGGTGCTGACGGTGCAGCAACTCGCCACCTACCCGCTGGCGGCCACCCACCCGTCCTACGGCACGCGGCAGATGATGGAGGCTGTGGAATACGCCGAGCGCGTGCGGCTCGCGCCGATCGTCACCACCAATTCCTTCGCGATCCTGAAGGAGTTCGTGAAATCGGGACTCGGCATCTCGGTGATGCCGGCCTTCGCGGTGGCGGCCGAGCTACAGGCCAAGGAGCTGTTCGCGATCGAGATCGCGCATCCGATCCTCGAGAACGCCGAGGCGCATATGGTCACGCGCGTAGGTCGCAAGCTCTCGGTGGCCGCCAACAAGATGTTGCAGATGATGACGGGGCAGATGCGGGCGTTCCGCTAG
- a CDS encoding aldehyde dehydrogenase family protein produces MTQHADQLLAAFAHFFPGAATIGSYIDGELVAGQGDTIQLYDAATGEATLAYRDAGAAVIDHAAESARRAQREWWALTHAGRGRVMQEVARAIRAEAEAIARLEALGSGKPIRDCRGEVAKVAEMFEYYAGWTDKFYGSVIPVPTSHLNYTRREPAGVVLQITPWNAPVFTCGWQVAPAVAMGNGVLLKPSELTPFTSLAVARLGERAGLPRGLVNVLAGFGHTAGQAAIAHRVVSKVVFVGSPATGARIAEAAARRVLPCVLELGGKSANIVFADADLKRAALTAQAAIFAGAGQSCVAGSRLLVQRAVYDEFVAMVAAGAKKIRVGAPLDDATEVGPINNRKQYDHVMSMIARGVAAGATLVCGSAEAVGEGRGGYFVAPTVLAGVSNAMEVARTEIFGPVVAAIPFDTEEEAIAIANDTDFGLAGAAWTTDVARAHRVAAQVNAGTFWVNGYKTINVASPFGGYGMSGYGRSSGVEALYEYTQTKSVWVETAEAPPTAFGYL; encoded by the coding sequence ATGACCCAGCACGCAGACCAGTTGCTCGCCGCCTTCGCGCATTTCTTCCCCGGTGCCGCCACGATCGGCTCGTATATCGACGGCGAACTCGTCGCCGGCCAGGGCGACACGATCCAGCTTTACGATGCGGCGACGGGCGAGGCCACGCTCGCCTATCGCGACGCCGGCGCAGCCGTGATCGACCATGCTGCCGAAAGCGCGCGCCGCGCGCAGCGCGAATGGTGGGCGCTCACGCATGCCGGGCGCGGCCGCGTGATGCAGGAGGTGGCGCGTGCGATCCGCGCCGAGGCCGAGGCGATCGCGCGGCTGGAGGCGCTGGGCTCGGGCAAGCCGATCCGCGACTGCCGGGGCGAGGTGGCCAAGGTCGCCGAGATGTTCGAATACTACGCGGGCTGGACCGACAAGTTCTACGGCAGCGTGATCCCGGTGCCGACCTCGCACCTCAACTACACGCGCCGAGAGCCGGCCGGCGTGGTGCTGCAGATCACGCCCTGGAACGCGCCGGTGTTCACCTGCGGCTGGCAGGTGGCGCCCGCGGTGGCGATGGGCAACGGCGTGCTGCTCAAGCCCTCGGAGCTGACGCCCTTCACGTCGCTGGCGGTCGCGAGGCTCGGCGAGCGCGCCGGGCTGCCGCGCGGCCTGGTCAACGTGCTGGCCGGCTTCGGTCACACCGCCGGGCAGGCCGCGATCGCGCATCGCGTGGTGAGCAAGGTGGTGTTCGTCGGCTCGCCGGCCACCGGCGCGCGCATCGCCGAGGCCGCCGCGCGCCGCGTGCTGCCCTGCGTGCTGGAGCTAGGCGGCAAGTCGGCCAATATCGTGTTCGCCGATGCCGACCTCAAGCGCGCCGCGCTGACCGCCCAGGCGGCGATCTTCGCCGGCGCGGGCCAGAGCTGCGTGGCCGGCTCGCGCCTGCTGGTGCAGCGCGCCGTCTACGACGAATTCGTCGCGATGGTGGCTGCCGGGGCGAAGAAGATCCGTGTCGGCGCGCCGCTCGACGATGCGACCGAGGTGGGCCCGATCAACAATCGCAAGCAGTACGACCACGTGATGTCGATGATTGCGCGCGGCGTGGCGGCGGGCGCCACGCTCGTCTGCGGCTCGGCCGAGGCCGTCGGGGAGGGCCGCGGCGGCTACTTCGTGGCGCCCACCGTGCTGGCCGGCGTGTCGAACGCGATGGAGGTGGCGCGCACCGAGATCTTCGGGCCGGTGGTGGCCGCCATCCCGTTCGACACCGAGGAGGAGGCGATCGCGATCGCCAACGACACCGACTTCGGCCTGGCCGGCGCGGCCTGGACCACCGACGTGGCGCGCGCGCATCGCGTGGCCGCGCAGGTGAATGCCGGCACCTTCTGGGTCAACGGCTACAAGACCATCAACGTGGCCTCTCCGTTCGGCGGCTACGGCATGAGCGGCTACGGCCGCTCGAGCGGGGTCGAGGCGCTGTACGAATACACGCAGACCAAGAGCGTGTGGGTCGAGACGGCTGAAGCGCCGCCCACCGCGTTCGGTTATTTGTAA
- a CDS encoding DUF3100 domain-containing protein: protein MEHALGIERRELGGAATAKVLLYAAGILLVAEWIGSFTFKLGPGKVVLLPMIWALLLGAAVGLASARWSSSARLSVPDQFFAAAILQPALLLFVSKLGLMVGSALPKLASAGWALAFQEFGHFVGTILLGLPLALLLGIKREAIGATFSVGREPSLAIIGEKYGMDSAEGRGVLAEYLTGTVFGAVFIAVFAGFVSSLGIFDPLALAMGSGVGSGSMMAAASGAIAAQQDPETAKSVLAFAAASNLITTTIGTYFTLFISLPLAVWGYRVLEPLIGRTTKASAQPEAVSPSLGEVRTEAPALGYGGKLLAWIVTAAMALVCDWIAHGTTPLAGLPGIAIMVCATIVGDALARVTGRRIPAVCWVSVVAMFLTSPWCPWASQIAALSSHNDFLGVTTPMLVFAGLSIAKDIPAFRRLGWRIVLVSFVANAGTFIGATLVAQLFHI from the coding sequence ATGGAACACGCACTGGGTATCGAGCGCCGCGAGCTTGGCGGCGCGGCCACCGCCAAGGTCCTGCTTTACGCGGCCGGCATCCTGCTGGTCGCCGAATGGATCGGCTCGTTCACGTTCAAGCTCGGACCGGGCAAGGTCGTGCTGCTGCCGATGATCTGGGCGCTGCTGCTCGGCGCCGCGGTGGGGCTGGCCAGCGCGCGCTGGAGCAGCAGCGCGCGCCTGAGCGTGCCCGACCAGTTCTTCGCGGCCGCGATCCTGCAGCCTGCGCTGCTGCTGTTCGTTTCCAAGCTCGGGCTGATGGTGGGCAGCGCGCTGCCCAAGCTGGCTTCGGCGGGCTGGGCGCTGGCCTTCCAGGAATTCGGCCACTTCGTCGGCACCATCCTGCTCGGCCTGCCGCTCGCGTTGCTGCTCGGCATCAAGCGCGAGGCGATTGGCGCGACCTTCTCGGTGGGTCGCGAGCCGAGCCTGGCGATCATCGGCGAGAAGTACGGCATGGATTCGGCCGAGGGCCGCGGCGTGCTGGCCGAGTACCTGACCGGCACCGTGTTCGGTGCGGTGTTCATCGCCGTGTTCGCGGGTTTCGTGAGCAGCCTCGGCATCTTCGATCCGCTCGCGCTGGCGATGGGCTCGGGCGTCGGCTCGGGCAGCATGATGGCGGCTGCCTCGGGCGCGATCGCCGCGCAGCAGGACCCGGAGACGGCGAAATCGGTGCTCGCCTTCGCCGCGGCCAGCAACCTGATCACCACCACCATCGGCACCTACTTCACGCTGTTCATCTCGCTGCCGCTCGCGGTCTGGGGCTATCGCGTGCTGGAGCCGCTGATCGGCCGCACCACCAAGGCATCGGCGCAGCCCGAGGCGGTCAGCCCGTCGCTGGGCGAAGTGCGGACCGAGGCGCCCGCGCTCGGCTACGGCGGCAAGCTGCTGGCCTGGATCGTGACGGCCGCGATGGCGCTGGTGTGCGACTGGATCGCCCACGGCACCACACCGCTGGCGGGACTGCCGGGAATCGCGATCATGGTGTGCGCGACGATCGTCGGCGATGCGCTGGCGCGCGTGACGGGGCGGCGGATTCCGGCGGTCTGCTGGGTATCGGTGGTGGCGATGTTCCTGACCTCGCCGTGGTGCCCGTGGGCTTCGCAGATCGCCGCGCTCAGCTCGCACAATGATTTCCTCGGGGTGACCACGCCGATGCTGGTGTTTGCGGGGCTGTCGATCGCCAAGGACATCCCGGCTTTCCGCCGGCTCGGCTGGCGCATCGTGCTGGTGTCCTTCGTGGCCAATGCCGGAACCTTTATCGGCGCGACCCTGGTGGCGCAGCTGTTCCATATCTGA
- a CDS encoding M20 aminoacylase family protein — protein sequence MKLIDSIVAHADELTAIRRDIHAHPEVGYDVFRTAELVAERLEQWGYAVTRGVGRTGVVGTLKRGSSARAIGLRADMDALPVQEANTFAHRSTVPGAMHACGHDGHTTMLLGAARHLARHGEFDGTVQLFFQPAEEAGGGARAMIDDGLFERFPVDAVFGLHNWPGIAAGDFAVRPGPLMASTSLFRINLRGAGCHAAMPHLGRDPVFAAGQVLSALQGIVTRNRNPIDGAVLSVTQVHAGEAMNVVPTDAWLGGTVRTFSDATLDLIETRMRAVVAATAAAFDCESEVDFQRQYPATVNDAEQTAVAVAVMRELVGEAHVNAAVDPTMAAEDFSFMLREKPGCYAFLGNGAGDHRVHGHGGGPCLLHNASYDFNDALLPVGASYFVRLVERVLAR from the coding sequence ATGAAATTGATCGATTCCATCGTCGCGCACGCCGACGAACTGACGGCGATACGCCGCGATATCCATGCCCATCCCGAGGTGGGCTACGACGTGTTCCGCACCGCCGAACTCGTCGCCGAGCGGCTCGAGCAATGGGGTTATGCCGTCACGCGCGGCGTCGGCCGCACCGGCGTGGTCGGCACCTTGAAGCGCGGCAGCAGCGCGCGCGCGATCGGCCTGCGCGCCGATATGGATGCGCTGCCCGTGCAGGAGGCCAACACCTTCGCGCATCGTTCGACGGTGCCTGGCGCGATGCATGCCTGCGGCCACGACGGGCACACCACCATGCTGCTGGGGGCCGCGCGCCATCTGGCGCGGCATGGCGAGTTCGACGGCACCGTGCAGCTGTTCTTCCAGCCGGCCGAGGAGGCGGGCGGCGGCGCGCGCGCGATGATCGATGACGGCCTGTTTGAGCGTTTCCCGGTGGATGCCGTGTTCGGGCTGCACAACTGGCCCGGCATCGCGGCCGGCGATTTCGCGGTGCGGCCGGGGCCGCTGATGGCCTCGACCAGCCTGTTCCGGATCAACCTGCGCGGTGCCGGCTGCCACGCGGCCATGCCGCACCTGGGCCGCGATCCGGTGTTCGCGGCGGGACAGGTGCTGAGCGCCCTGCAGGGGATCGTCACGCGCAACCGGAATCCGATCGACGGCGCGGTGCTGTCGGTCACGCAGGTGCATGCGGGCGAGGCGATGAACGTGGTGCCGACCGATGCCTGGCTAGGCGGCACGGTGCGGACCTTCTCCGATGCGACGCTCGACCTGATCGAGACGCGCATGCGTGCCGTGGTGGCCGCGACGGCCGCGGCCTTCGATTGCGAGAGCGAGGTGGATTTCCAGCGCCAGTATCCGGCTACCGTGAACGACGCCGAGCAGACAGCGGTGGCGGTGGCGGTGATGCGCGAGCTGGTGGGCGAGGCGCATGTGAACGCGGCCGTCGATCCGACCATGGCGGCGGAGGATTTCTCGTTCATGCTGCGCGAGAAGCCGGGTTGTTATGCGTTCCTCGGGAATGGGGCGGGCGATCATCGCGTGCATGGGCATGGCGGCGGGCCTTGCCTGCTGCATAACGCCAGTTACGACTTCAACGATGCGTTGCTGCCGGTGGGGGCGAGCTATTTCGTGAGGTTGGTGGAGCGGGTTTTGGCGCGGTAG